In Pleurocapsa sp. PCC 7319, the following are encoded in one genomic region:
- a CDS encoding DNA topology modulation protein translates to MQRVAIIGSCGAGKSTLAKALGGKLNLPVIHLDAYYWQPGWQESNQDRWLETHQKLVKGDRWIIDGNYGGTMDIRLTAADTIIWLDFNRYLCLWRVIKRYLEYPGKVRPDMAAECPERLNWEFLQYVWNFPTLHRHRIIDKLSKYRANKQIVVLQNPHQILSLLDQANDR, encoded by the coding sequence ATGCAGCGCGTGGCGATTATTGGTTCTTGTGGTGCTGGTAAATCTACTCTGGCGAAAGCTTTAGGCGGCAAGCTAAATTTGCCAGTGATTCACCTAGATGCTTATTATTGGCAACCTGGATGGCAAGAATCCAACCAAGATCGATGGTTAGAAACACATCAAAAATTAGTCAAAGGCGATCGCTGGATTATTGACGGTAACTACGGTGGCACGATGGATATTCGTTTAACAGCAGCAGATACTATTATTTGGCTGGATTTCAATCGTTATTTGTGTTTATGGCGTGTTATCAAACGATATTTAGAGTATCCTGGCAAAGTCCGACCTGATATGGCTGCTGAATGTCCCGAAAGATTAAACTGGGAATTTTTGCAATATGTCTGGAACTTTCCTACATTGCATCGTCACAGAATTATCGATAAATTAAGCAAATATCGAGCTAATAAACAAATTGTTGTTCTGCAAAATCCCCATCAAATATTAAGTTTACTTGACCAAGCAAATGATCGATAA
- a CDS encoding calcium-binding protein has protein sequence MNTQTSENINDLILGTDENDTLDGGVGDDTIIGNKGDDLKIGGKGDDRFIWNDGDASDIMEGGEGYDVTEFNGSLESGDELLLQANGERASFDRLNLVPINLDVDDVEQFEINGLGGDDSLTVKDLTGTDVQSVIFNGGDGNDYLDASETAVPITADGGAGHDTLIGSQVNDLLRGGDDDDILEGGYGDDTLIGDKGSDLFKGGKGDDRLIWNDGDGSDIMEGGEGYDVTEFNGSLESGDELLLQANGERASFDRLNLVPINLDVDDVEQFEINGLGGDDSLTVKDLTGTDVQSVVFNGGDGNDYLDASETAVPITADGGAGHDTLIGSQVNDLLRGGDDDDILEGGYGDDTLIGDKGSDLFKGGKGDDRLIWNDGDGSDIMEGGEGYDVTEFNGSLESGDELLLQANGERASFDRLNLVPINLDVDDVEQFEINGLGGDDSLTVKDLTGTDVQSVIFNGGDGNDYLDASQTFTDIIASGGAGNDNLIAGYGNDLLSGEDGDDTLTGGAGADTFVLGFEGIDAITDFNFSEGDIIQFSSIELGISSLESLTYNTNDHTFYMGETGLATLENVEPGLNAIEYSELI, from the coding sequence ATGAACACCCAAACAAGTGAAAATATAAACGATTTAATTCTCGGAACTGATGAAAATGACACCCTTGATGGTGGTGTAGGTGATGATACGATTATCGGCAACAAAGGGGACGATCTCAAAATTGGCGGAAAAGGAGACGATCGCTTTATTTGGAATGATGGCGACGCTAGTGACATCATGGAAGGTGGCGAGGGTTACGATGTCACTGAGTTCAATGGCTCCCTAGAGTCGGGAGACGAGTTACTGTTACAAGCCAATGGTGAAAGAGCATCCTTTGACCGACTGAATTTAGTTCCCATTAATCTCGATGTTGATGATGTCGAGCAGTTTGAGATTAACGGTCTTGGTGGAGACGATAGCTTAACCGTCAAAGACTTAACGGGTACTGACGTACAATCAGTCATCTTTAATGGCGGTGATGGTAATGATTACCTCGATGCTAGTGAAACTGCTGTTCCGATCACAGCTGATGGTGGTGCTGGTCATGATACTCTTATCGGTAGCCAGGTCAACGATCTGCTCAGAGGTGGCGATGACGACGACATCCTCGAAGGGGGTTATGGCGACGATACCCTCATTGGTGATAAAGGCAGCGATTTATTTAAAGGCGGGAAAGGAGATGATCGCTTAATTTGGAATGATGGTGACGGAAGCGACATCATGGAAGGTGGCGAGGGTTACGATGTCACTGAGTTCAATGGCTCCCTAGAGTCGGGAGACGAGTTACTGTTACAAGCTAATGGTGAAAGAGCATCCTTTGACCGACTAAATTTAGTTCCCATTAATCTCGATGTTGATGATGTCGAGCAGTTTGAGATTAACGGTCTTGGTGGAGACGATAGCTTAACCGTCAAAGACTTAACGGGTACTGACGTACAATCAGTCGTCTTTAATGGCGGTGATGGTAATGATTACCTCGATGCTAGTGAAACTGCTGTTCCGATCACAGCTGATGGTGGTGCTGGTCATGATACTCTTATCGGTAGCCAGGTCAACGATCTGCTCAGAGGTGGCGATGACGACGACATCCTCGAAGGGGGTTATGGCGACGATACCCTCATTGGTGATAAAGGCAGCGATTTATTTAAAGGCGGGAAAGGAGATGATCGCTTAATTTGGAATGATGGTGACGGAAGCGACATCATGGAAGGTGGTGAAGGTTACGATGTCACTGAGTTCAATGGCTCCCTGGAGTCGGGCGACGAGTTATTGTTACAAGCTAATGGTGAAAGAGCATCCTTTGACCGACTGAATTTAGTTCCCATTAATCTCGATGTTGATGATGTCGAGCAATTTGAAATTAATGGTCTTGGTGGAGACGATAGTTTAACCGTTAAAGACTTAACTGGTACTGACGTACAATCAGTCATCTTTAATGGCGGTGATGGCAATGATTACTTAGATGCAAGCCAAACCTTTACAGATATCATCGCTTCAGGTGGTGCTGGAAATGATAATTTAATTGCTGGTTACGGGAATGATTTATTGTCCGGTGAAGACGGTGACGATACTCTAACTGGAGGTGCTGGTGCCGACACTTTTGTTCTCGGTTTTGAAGGCATAGATGCTATTACAGACTTTAATTTCTCAGAAGGCGATATAATTCAATTCTCAAGTATTGAATTGGGAATATCTTCCCTCGAATCTCTAACCTACAACACTAATGACCATACATTCTATATGGGCGAAACTGGATTAGCGACATTGGAAAATGTAGAACCAGGATTGAATGCAATAGAATATAGTGAGCTAATCTAA
- the thpR gene encoding RNA 2',3'-cyclic phosphodiesterase, whose amino-acid sequence MSKLLRLFVGIFPSPSTQEQLYKKATNLSQSLQTQVRLLAPKALHLTVKFIGNVDETQLSDLTKTFLKARGNLPSASLQIRQFILFPSRRQPRVLAAEIERSSELGYIFQFFNRGFSDLGIAVDQRSFHPHITVARARRWQQEKIDPAILQLVEPITSVAFVSSQLTSDGAKYTVVSSVRLN is encoded by the coding sequence ATGAGCAAACTATTACGCCTTTTTGTGGGAATTTTTCCCAGCCCATCTACTCAAGAACAACTCTACAAAAAAGCAACAAACTTGTCTCAAAGCCTTCAAACTCAAGTACGGCTTTTAGCACCGAAAGCATTACATCTAACCGTAAAATTTATTGGTAATGTCGATGAAACTCAGTTAAGTGACTTGACCAAAACTTTTCTCAAAGCAAGAGGAAATCTGCCCTCGGCATCACTACAAATAAGACAATTTATACTTTTTCCTTCTCGTCGCCAGCCCAGAGTATTGGCTGCTGAAATCGAGCGATCGTCAGAACTAGGATATATTTTTCAATTTTTCAATCGAGGCTTCAGCGACTTGGGAATAGCTGTCGACCAACGCTCATTTCATCCTCACATCACTGTGGCACGAGCGCGCCGTTGGCAGCAGGAAAAGATTGATCCAGCAATATTGCAACTAGTTGAGCCGATTACATCGGTTGCTTTTGTCAGTTCACAATTGACTTCTGATGGAGCCAAGTATACTGTTGTTTCATCTGTACGACTTAATTGA
- a CDS encoding transporter substrate-binding domain-containing protein: MKSRLLNFLIAIALWTATSQLTIAEEWSEIKSRGKLKVAVKDNLRPLGFKDEQENLVGLEIDLARKLAEELLGDAEAVKFLPVTNTERLQVVLDDKVDLAISRVSVTTPRARIVDFSPYYYLDGTSIVTKNSEIKSIRGLTRSKIAVLKNSVTIAVLRNKLPQAKLVGVDSYQEALQLIETKQVEAFAGDRTILTGWQQEYPAYKLLPERLSGAALAIVMPKGLQYQELRSQVNQAINRWRESGWLEERIEYWGL, encoded by the coding sequence ATGAAATCAAGGCTTCTGAATTTTCTGATAGCGATCGCTCTATGGACAGCTACGTCGCAATTAACTATTGCTGAGGAATGGTCAGAAATTAAATCTCGGGGAAAATTAAAAGTTGCCGTCAAAGACAATCTCCGACCCCTCGGTTTTAAAGATGAGCAGGAAAATTTAGTGGGCTTAGAAATCGATCTTGCCCGCAAGTTAGCTGAAGAATTATTAGGAGATGCTGAAGCTGTAAAGTTTTTACCCGTTACCAATACAGAAAGATTGCAAGTAGTTTTGGATGATAAAGTCGATCTAGCGATCTCCAGAGTATCTGTAACTACTCCTCGCGCCAGAATAGTCGATTTTAGTCCCTATTATTATTTAGATGGTACAAGCATAGTTACTAAAAATTCTGAAATTAAAAGTATTCGCGGTTTAACCCGCAGTAAGATAGCTGTACTGAAAAATTCCGTAACTATTGCTGTACTTCGCAACAAGCTACCTCAGGCGAAATTAGTCGGCGTAGACTCCTATCAGGAAGCATTACAACTTATCGAAACCAAACAAGTTGAAGCTTTTGCAGGCGATCGCACTATCCTGACTGGTTGGCAACAAGAATATCCAGCATATAAATTACTACCAGAGAGACTTTCAGGTGCAGCTTTAGCTATTGTGATGCCTAAAGGTTTACAGTATCAAGAACTGCGTTCCCAAGTTAATCAGGCGATCAATCGCTGGAGAGAATCTGGTTGGCTGGAGGAAAGAATTGAATATTGGGGACTGTGA
- a CDS encoding ABC transporter permease: MSRSKALQSYILVRLLLAPLMLLTIATIVFLLLRATPGDPADAILGTRAPEAAKEALRSQLGLTNPLWQQYFDYLRDLLSFDLGSSLTSRGLSVWSVIKEYFPATVELSFCSMLVAVIVGVLVGMISASSSNKFLDAGGRLFGIVTYSLPLFWVGMVLQLIFAVNLGWFPLGTRFPISAPTPPHVTGLYLIDSLLAGDLGMLLNTIHYLALPSITLGLLLSGIFERIVRVNLKQTLQADYVEAARARGIPERTILVSHAMKNALIPVITVLGLTFAALLGGAVLTEVTFSWPGLGNRLYEAISLRDYPTVQGVMVFFGIIVVIASIAIDIINAYIDPRIRY, encoded by the coding sequence ATGTCTCGCTCTAAAGCTCTACAATCTTATATTTTAGTTCGTTTGCTCCTTGCTCCTTTGATGTTGCTGACGATCGCCACTATTGTATTTTTACTTTTGAGGGCAACTCCTGGCGACCCAGCTGACGCTATTTTGGGTACTCGCGCTCCAGAAGCAGCTAAAGAAGCATTGCGATCGCAATTAGGTTTAACAAATCCTCTATGGCAGCAGTATTTTGATTATCTTAGAGATCTACTCAGTTTTGATTTAGGTAGCTCTCTCACCAGTCGTGGTTTATCGGTTTGGTCAGTAATTAAAGAGTATTTTCCCGCTACTGTTGAACTATCCTTTTGCAGCATGCTCGTGGCAGTGATTGTCGGTGTGCTGGTAGGAATGATTTCTGCTTCTTCATCGAATAAATTTCTGGATGCTGGAGGACGGTTATTTGGTATAGTTACCTACTCTCTGCCTTTGTTTTGGGTGGGAATGGTATTGCAGTTGATTTTTGCCGTGAATTTAGGCTGGTTCCCCTTGGGTACTCGTTTCCCGATTAGTGCTCCTACTCCACCTCATGTGACGGGTTTATATCTAATTGATAGTTTGTTAGCAGGGGATCTGGGAATGTTGCTCAATACGATACACTATCTTGCATTGCCCAGTATTACCCTTGGTTTATTATTAAGTGGTATTTTTGAACGTATCGTCAGGGTTAACCTCAAACAAACTCTTCAAGCTGATTATGTCGAAGCAGCCAGAGCCAGAGGAATTCCTGAGAGAACAATTTTAGTTTCCCACGCCATGAAAAATGCCTTAATTCCGGTAATTACAGTATTGGGTTTAACCTTTGCTGCACTACTCGGCGGTGCGGTATTAACCGAAGTAACCTTCTCTTGGCCAGGATTAGGTAATAGACTATACGAAGCCATTTCCCTGAGAGATTACCCTACTGTGCAGGGGGTGATGGTATTTTTTGGCATTATTGTAGTGATTGCCAGTATCGCGATCGATATTATCAATGCTTATATCGATCCGAGAATTAGGTATTAG
- the purC gene encoding phosphoribosylaminoimidazolesuccinocarboxamide synthase, protein MPQREKLYEGKAKILYSTENPDILLTVYKDDATAFNAQKRGQIPGKGEINCQITAALFEWLASEGIPTHYLDCPQPNQMRVKAVSIVPLEVVVRNIAAGSLCRQTGLPEGKVLSSPLVDYYYKSDELGDPLLTRKRIFLLNIITPDKLEEIESMALKINEKLSYFFTQCDITLVDFKLEFGIDSQQNILLADEISPDTCRLWDNKQTDSTARIMDKDRFRKDLGQVEFAYQQVQQRVLTQLNK, encoded by the coding sequence ATGCCACAGAGAGAAAAACTTTACGAAGGCAAAGCTAAAATTCTTTATTCCACAGAAAATCCAGATATCCTACTAACAGTTTACAAAGATGATGCCACAGCTTTTAATGCCCAAAAGCGGGGACAAATTCCAGGCAAAGGAGAAATAAACTGCCAGATTACCGCAGCTTTATTTGAGTGGTTAGCCTCAGAAGGAATACCTACTCATTATCTTGATTGCCCTCAACCCAATCAGATGAGAGTCAAGGCTGTTTCCATAGTGCCGTTAGAAGTCGTAGTCAGAAATATTGCAGCAGGAAGCCTTTGTCGCCAAACAGGATTACCAGAAGGCAAAGTATTATCTTCTCCGTTGGTAGATTATTACTATAAAAGTGATGAATTAGGAGATCCTTTGTTAACTCGTAAGCGAATATTTCTACTAAATATTATTACACCGGATAAACTCGAAGAAATCGAGAGTATGGCTCTCAAAATCAATGAAAAACTAAGCTACTTTTTTACTCAGTGTGATATCACCTTAGTAGATTTCAAGCTAGAATTTGGTATTGATAGCCAACAAAATATACTTCTAGCAGATGAAATTAGTCCTGATACTTGTCGTCTCTGGGATAATAAGCAAACTGATTCTACAGCGAGAATAATGGATAAAGACCGCTTTAGAAAGGATTTAGGACAAGTAGAATTTGCATATCAACAAGTTCAGCAGCGAGTTTTAACTCAATTAAACAAGTAA